GTTGTGATCACAGATTCTGTCGTGCATGATACCGACGATCCGGCGATCTGGATCAATCCGCAGGACGCATCCAAAAGTCTGATCATCGGCACGGACAAGGATGAAGACGGCGGGTTATATGTGTTTGACCTGGCCGGGAAGATCCAGCAAGAGAAAGTAGTTAAAAACCTCAAACGCCCCAATAACGTCGATATCGCTTACGGACTGATGCTTTCGGGTAAGCCGACCGATATCGCTGTGGCAACCGAAAGGGCCGCAAACAAGATCCGCATATTCAGCCTTCCCGATATGAAAGCGATCGATCTCGGTGGAATCGAGGTTTTCAAAGGCGATTCGATGCAGGCTCCAATGGGAATTTCACTCTATACACGCCCATCAGATAAAGCGATATTTGCGATCGTAGGCAGGAAAAACGGGCCAAAGGAAGGTTACCTCTGGCAATACCGGCTGCAAGACGATGGAAAGGGAAATGTAAAGGCTGATCTGGTGCGGAAATTCGGCAAATACAGCGGCAAGAAGGAAATAGAATCCATCGCAGTCGATAATGAAATGGGGTACGTTTACTACTCCGACGAACAAGTAGGCGTGCGTAAATACCACGCAGATCCCGACAGCAGCAGTAAAGAGCTGACATTGATCACAAATACCGGGTTTACGGAAGACAATGAAGGAATTTCCATCTACAAGACCGGCCCGAAAACGGGTTACCTGCTCGTTTCAGATCAGGGCGCTGATCAATTTTATATATTTAAAAGAGAAGGAACAGCGGCAGATCCGCACGCGCATACGCTGGTAAAAACAGTAAAGGTAGCCGCCCACAAGAGCGATGGCTCAGACGTTACCAGCCTGGCACTGTCTCCTGAATTTCCCAAAGGACTTTTTGTAGTGATGTCGGAAGGTAAGGTGTTTCATTATTATAAATGGGAAGATATCATCGGCGACAGCATGTGATTTTTTACAATTATCTGCTGGTTTGGTATTGTTTTAGCAATTGATGCCAGCGGAACGTATCAGCCAGTCTGGGAGCATCCAGGGCAAGCACTTCCTTATTCGGGCCGACTATAATGGTCCGGGGTATATTTGTTAGGTTGATCATTCTCGCCAGTGCGGTAAGCCGGAAGCTTTCGAGTAAGAATTCGTTGTGATTGAAACTGAACCTTTGAAGGGCTTTCAGCCAAATTTCATCGGACTCATCTATGGATATGCTCATTACAGACACATTGTTTTCTTTAAACAAAGCATAAGTAGCTGCTCCATCCTTCCTGTCCTGTATACACGGCCCGCACCAACTGGCCCAAAAATCGAGGACCACAATTTGGCCCGCTTCCAGCAATTCGTCTAAAATGACCGTATGGCGACCAGGAGTTCTCAGTGGCGCCTGCAATACACTATCGGCGAGCACTAATCTGTGCGCATTGATTTTCTTCTTAAAAGCCAGCAGCTTTGATCTAAAAGCTTGCGACTGACCAAGCTTAATGTCTGCAATATTGGTAAGGCTATCTACTAGCGTAGACTCGAATCCGTTTACGGCCTCCCGGTAATATCTTTCCAATGCATATACAATGTAAATGCCCTGATGCTGATCGTCCAGGTACTTATTCGCTACGGCGACCATGTCCCTGAGCTTATTTGCACTGGTCGCGTGTCTGCCGGTTTCAAATAATATGGCAGCATCAACCATTTCTTGCCACGCTCTATTTTGCGTGATCGGTGCACTTTTTTGTCCGGATTTCAGGTTTCGGGCGATCTGGTCCCTGTCCAATGAAGCGAGATAAGACTGGCGAACCGATCTGTTTGCGATACGCGCATTCCCTGTACCGAGCAATATACCCAAGTATTGGCAGGTCAGCTGTTGCTGCGAATAGCTCGCAAGCTCATCCGTCGGTACCAGGGCGGAAGCCAGGCTGTCTCGCAGCGACTCGTTCCGAATATAATTTCGGTACAGATCCTCTCTGTAAAGCTTCCAGTCGTTGCTGTATTTTTCTTCGAGCTGCGGATAAGTCTGCTTAATGGCTTTTAATGCGGAAAAGAACAAATAGTTGCTTTTATTCCTGCCAGTTGCAAGCAGGACTTTGAAGCCGTCTGTCAACAGTTCGATAGTATCTCCTGGTGTTACAAACACAGGTGCATTCAGAATCATCAGCTCGCGTGGCTCGTCAATCGCAAAGTTCAGGATGAACGAACTATCCTTTTCGCTTACGGCGGACTCGCTGAAAATGATATCCTCCTGCAAAAAATAGTTGAAATCGCGGAGCACGACTTTCGAGAAGTCTGAGGTAACTTTCCCCGAGATGATGACATTGGTTTTTCCGTCCGAAGTAGCCGCAACGCACAGACAGAAAAGCAGCATTGATAGTGTTTTCATATTCATCTACAAAACATGTCACAGACAAATGCAAGATAATAATATATGCATATTATCGATATATAAATCATTTCAACTTCATTAACTAAGCGCAGAAAGCAACCCGACCTGCTACCGTAAAGTAGGTAAAAACTGGTATCACGCGACAAACAGGATATTTTGCGGAAATTAGAACCGAGCGAATACGCAACCCTTGAATTTGAAAAAACCTTTTACATTCCTGATTTCCAAAGATGCGGGTCGATTGTTGACACTGATGCTAACAGCAGCGGCATTGCTATGCTTTCTTTCATTCTGGCTATTCCGGCTGGAAGAATTGCCCGGGCTGCACGGAGATGAAGCATGGTTTGGGCTGACAGCAAATTCATATTCAGAAAAAGGTATTAAAAGCCCCGTCGGTATGACATTTTATACCGGTATCCTGCAAAGTCTGGTTTCCTTTATTACATTCAAATATTTTGGGATAGGCGTTTTTCAGTTGCGCCTACCAGGTGTGATACTGAACTTTTCAGCACTATTTATTGCAGTAATGATTTTCTTAAAATATCAAAAATACCGGATGCTGACCGTATTCAAATTACTGATTATGCAGTCAAGTATTTTTGTTCTTTACCCTAAACTCGCCTGGGAAGTCACTACATTCAGTTATCTTTTTTTGCTATTACAGCTCGGCCTGTTTTATATCATTTTTTCGCAAAACCGACCACGGACTATTACGGTTTTCGCATTTCTGCTGATCAACCTCTTAGGCTCGTATAACCATATCCTGTTCGCTTCGTTGCCCCTTGCGCTTTTGATCGGAATCGGTATCTGGGTTTACCTGAATAATCAGGTTGACAAACACCATGTGACGGCGATACTGGCAGTAAATTTTTTAAATATATGTGTGCAAGTCCTTTACCTGAAATTTCTGGTGAATGACATTTGGGCAAGTTATGGAAACGGAATATTTGTGATCGTCCCGGTACTGCTATTTTTCGAGAGTATTTTTATCAAACAAATTACAATAACTGTGACTCCGATTCTGGTTTGGATCCAGAGAATAAAGATAAAACCGCATTTTTTTAACGCATTCCTGCTATTGTCGATCTTAGCGTTCTGCATATTTCATGGCCTCAGTATCTCACAGGTATTTTCTAACACAGCTTTAATAACAAACTTATTTTCCTATCAACCTTCCAAACCCATGCATTTGCTGGCGACTGCATGTGGATTCTTCCTGTTCGGATCCTTTTTGTTTCTTCTGATAAAAAATATTGTTGCCGGGGATAAAAACCTGATTGCTATACTGATCGCCACCTACCTGGGTGTTTTTTCTCTCTTCACTACCGGTACTTCGATCAGATATTACATTATTCCTTCTATTGCTATTTATCTGTTTTTATCGTTCGAGCTGGACAAGAAAATCCTGCCCCGTTTTATTCCGGTCTGCATACTGGTTTCCGCTTCGATATCACTGGTAATTTTGACCACGCAGCTAAGCGACGTTTACCTGCAATCTGACAGAAAGGTAAAAGCGATAGAAATAGTGATGGGTAACAAAACGAGGGAAACGTCAGCGCATTTTCTTTCAACCCTGGAACTACGAAGATTTATCAGAGATCACCAAATTGGAAATGTGGAATATGACCCGACCGAACGATATTTCATTGAGAAGCCCATTTCATTTTATAAACTATATCAAAACCAAAAAAGGGCTGCCGGTAAAAGCATTTTTGTGAAATATAATTATCAAACATTAGGGAATGGATTTAAAATCGAACAGAAAAATTAAACCGAAACCGACAAATTATGTACTGCCCGATGCCGCCCGAGCTGTCATGATCATGTCAGTCAAGCCGAACTTCTTTCAGTGGCTTCCCGCCGTCTATATACAACCTGCCGGTTGGCTTTAATGCTTTTTTGATCTGCGTCTTTGCC
This Dyadobacter sp. UC 10 DNA region includes the following protein-coding sequences:
- a CDS encoding TlpA family protein disulfide reductase; this translates as MKTLSMLLFCLCVAATSDGKTNVIISGKVTSDFSKVVLRDFNYFLQEDIIFSESAVSEKDSSFILNFAIDEPRELMILNAPVFVTPGDTIELLTDGFKVLLATGRNKSNYLFFSALKAIKQTYPQLEEKYSNDWKLYREDLYRNYIRNESLRDSLASALVPTDELASYSQQQLTCQYLGILLGTGNARIANRSVRQSYLASLDRDQIARNLKSGQKSAPITQNRAWQEMVDAAILFETGRHATSANKLRDMVAVANKYLDDQHQGIYIVYALERYYREAVNGFESTLVDSLTNIADIKLGQSQAFRSKLLAFKKKINAHRLVLADSVLQAPLRTPGRHTVILDELLEAGQIVVLDFWASWCGPCIQDRKDGAATYALFKENNVSVMSISIDESDEIWLKALQRFSFNHNEFLLESFRLTALARMINLTNIPRTIIVGPNKEVLALDAPRLADTFRWHQLLKQYQTSR
- a CDS encoding phytase — encoded protein: MHFYSIVALFAILTLTACNRQSSEQSAATDSTIVQPVVITDSVVHDTDDPAIWINPQDASKSLIIGTDKDEDGGLYVFDLAGKIQQEKVVKNLKRPNNVDIAYGLMLSGKPTDIAVATERAANKIRIFSLPDMKAIDLGGIEVFKGDSMQAPMGISLYTRPSDKAIFAIVGRKNGPKEGYLWQYRLQDDGKGNVKADLVRKFGKYSGKKEIESIAVDNEMGYVYYSDEQVGVRKYHADPDSSSKELTLITNTGFTEDNEGISIYKTGPKTGYLLVSDQGADQFYIFKREGTAADPHAHTLVKTVKVAAHKSDGSDVTSLALSPEFPKGLFVVMSEGKVFHYYKWEDIIGDSM